A genomic stretch from Bosea sp. F3-2 includes:
- a CDS encoding DUF3303 family protein has translation MKYMISWWERPQGSAIEYENAQKRILEVFRQWKAPENFKIELFVVRVGDWGGYMLADCDDPLTVHKFCSMLPAFEFQARPVIPVEDAVRGELEVIAWRDGLASA, from the coding sequence ATGAAATACATGATCAGCTGGTGGGAACGACCACAAGGTTCAGCCATAGAGTATGAGAACGCGCAGAAGCGGATACTTGAAGTTTTTCGCCAGTGGAAGGCGCCTGAAAACTTCAAGATCGAGCTCTTCGTGGTGCGAGTAGGGGATTGGGGAGGTTACATGTTGGCGGACTGCGACGATCCGCTCACCGTCCACAAGTTCTGTTCCATGCTCCCCGCATTCGAATTTCAGGCGAGACCCGTTATTCCGGTCGAGGACGCCGTGCGCGGCGAACTCGAAGTCATTGCTTGGCGCGATGGTCTGGCGAGCGCTTGA
- a CDS encoding phasin family protein → MIQQFETFQKASKENVDAALKAFGATSKGVQTIAVETTNYAKKSFEAGTAVIEKLAGVKTFDKALEIQADYVKTSFEGAVAQLTKMGELYAALAKDAYKPVEGIVAKAAPAAAAAVAAATKQAA, encoded by the coding sequence ATGATCCAGCAGTTCGAGACCTTCCAGAAGGCTTCCAAGGAAAACGTCGACGCCGCTCTGAAGGCTTTCGGCGCCACCTCCAAGGGCGTACAGACCATCGCCGTCGAGACCACCAACTATGCCAAGAAGTCCTTCGAGGCCGGCACCGCCGTAATCGAGAAGCTCGCTGGCGTGAAGACCTTCGACAAGGCCCTCGAGATCCAGGCCGACTACGTCAAGACCTCGTTCGAGGGCGCGGTCGCCCAGCTCACCAAGATGGGCGAGCTCTACGCCGCTCTCGCCAAGGACGCCTACAAGCCGGTCGAGGGCATCGTCGCGAAGGCCGCTCCGGCCGCCGCCGCTGCTGTCGCTGCCGCGACCAAGCAGGCCGCCTGA
- a CDS encoding FAD-linked oxidase C-terminal domain-containing protein, which yields MMDAVVTSSRALDRGLPAELGESLKALLDRRFSVAAADREHHGRGESYHATRAPDAVCYVESTEEIAAIVRLCAAFRIPVIAFGAGTSLEGHVGAVHGGVCIDMSRMNAILAVRPEDLDVTVQAGVTRQQLNTHLRDAGLFFPIDPGGESTIGGMAATRASGTNAVRYGTMRENVISLTAVTADGEIVRTSRRARKSSAGYDLTRLLVGSEGTLAIITEVTLRLYGIPEAVSAAVCAFSTIDDAVSLVVAVIQCGIPVARVELLDTTTVQAVNRFSKLGLKEAPTLFFEFHGTEAGVREQAGTVKALGADFGALDFTAASDADSRNRLWKARHDTHYAVQSLRPSAKIWSTDVCVPISALAPCIHETQADIAGASFPISMVGHVGDGNFHLGLVIDPANERELTEAAAINDRLVRRALALDGTCTGEHGVGTGKIKFMRLEHGPAVEMMKKVKRALDPLNILNPGKVLPEE from the coding sequence ATGATGGACGCGGTTGTAACTTCGAGCAGGGCGCTCGACCGTGGCTTGCCGGCCGAGCTCGGCGAAAGCCTCAAGGCTCTTCTCGACCGCCGCTTCAGCGTCGCCGCAGCTGACCGCGAACATCACGGCCGTGGCGAGTCCTATCACGCCACCCGCGCACCGGATGCGGTCTGCTACGTCGAAAGCACCGAGGAGATCGCAGCGATCGTCCGGCTCTGCGCCGCTTTCCGCATTCCCGTTATCGCCTTCGGGGCCGGAACCTCCCTCGAAGGTCATGTCGGCGCGGTCCACGGCGGCGTCTGCATCGATATGAGCCGAATGAACGCCATCCTCGCGGTCCGACCAGAGGATCTCGACGTGACGGTCCAGGCGGGCGTCACGCGCCAGCAGCTCAACACGCATCTCCGCGACGCGGGCCTGTTCTTCCCAATCGACCCCGGTGGCGAGAGCACGATCGGCGGCATGGCCGCGACCCGCGCCTCCGGCACCAATGCCGTCCGCTACGGCACCATGCGTGAAAACGTCATCTCGCTGACGGCGGTGACGGCCGATGGCGAGATCGTGCGAACCTCACGCCGCGCCCGCAAATCCTCGGCCGGCTACGACCTGACGCGGCTGCTCGTCGGATCTGAAGGCACCCTCGCGATCATCACCGAGGTGACCCTGCGCCTCTACGGCATTCCAGAAGCGGTGAGTGCAGCCGTCTGCGCCTTCTCGACCATCGACGATGCAGTCAGCCTCGTGGTCGCGGTCATCCAGTGCGGCATCCCGGTCGCCCGCGTCGAACTGCTCGATACGACCACCGTGCAGGCCGTCAACCGCTTCAGCAAGCTTGGACTGAAGGAGGCGCCGACGCTGTTCTTCGAGTTCCATGGCACGGAGGCCGGCGTCAGAGAACAGGCGGGGACGGTAAAGGCTCTAGGCGCGGATTTCGGCGCTCTCGACTTCACGGCCGCAAGCGACGCCGACAGCCGCAACCGCCTTTGGAAGGCGCGCCACGACACCCACTACGCCGTGCAGTCGTTACGCCCGAGCGCGAAAATCTGGAGCACCGATGTCTGCGTTCCGATCTCGGCGCTCGCACCCTGCATCCACGAGACGCAGGCCGATATCGCCGGCGCCTCCTTCCCGATCAGCATGGTCGGTCATGTCGGAGACGGAAATTTCCATCTCGGCCTCGTGATCGATCCCGCGAACGAGCGCGAACTGACAGAAGCGGCCGCGATCAACGACCGGCTGGTGCGCCGCGCTCTGGCGCTCGACGGCACCTGCACCGGCGAGCACGGCGTGGGAACCGGCAAGATCAAGTTCATGCGGCTCGAACATGGGCCCGCGGTCGAGATGATGAAAAAGGTCAAGCGCGCGCTCGACCCGCTGAACATCCTGAATCCAGGCAAGGTGCTGCCGGAAGAATAA
- a CDS encoding GntR family transcriptional regulator: MYPNRRPTKRATSDRGLEPVLQELEHPKSLAEMVETRLRDAIVNAELPFGRALPEDETGLALGVSRTPLRAALARLASLGLVTIVPNRGAFIFDPSLDDVRQLAAFRLMLETKAMELCLDGSASATLAELSEVLTRMSEAHRRQDGTAYAQSDTEFHEVFFRHCGNAFVANAFRTISWQVAALRAHLSVDRSWERDTSFAEHCEIVEAFARGDRARLETILSDHILRAAKAYANVLKHVSQSS, encoded by the coding sequence ATGTATCCCAACCGCCGCCCGACCAAGCGCGCTACTTCCGACAGGGGTCTCGAGCCCGTGCTTCAGGAGCTCGAACACCCTAAGTCGCTGGCCGAAATGGTCGAGACGCGGCTGCGCGATGCCATCGTCAATGCCGAGCTGCCTTTCGGCCGCGCGCTACCCGAAGACGAGACGGGGCTAGCCCTCGGCGTGAGCCGTACGCCCCTACGAGCCGCACTGGCGCGGCTCGCCTCGCTCGGCCTTGTCACCATCGTGCCCAATCGCGGCGCCTTCATCTTCGATCCGTCCCTCGATGATGTTCGGCAACTCGCCGCCTTTCGCCTGATGCTCGAGACCAAGGCGATGGAGCTCTGCCTGGATGGTTCCGCATCGGCCACGCTTGCTGAGCTGTCGGAGGTTCTCACACGGATGAGTGAGGCGCATCGGCGACAGGACGGTACGGCCTACGCGCAAAGCGATACCGAATTCCACGAGGTCTTCTTCAGGCACTGCGGCAACGCCTTCGTCGCCAATGCGTTCAGGACGATCTCCTGGCAGGTTGCGGCGCTGCGTGCGCATCTGTCGGTCGATCGTTCCTGGGAGCGCGACACTTCCTTCGCAGAGCACTGTGAAATCGTCGAGGCTTTCGCGCGCGGCGATCGGGCACGTCTCGAAACGATCCTCAGCGATCACATCCTGCGGGCTGCCAAGGCCTATGCCAACGTCTTGAAACACGTGTCGCAGTCCTCATGA
- a CDS encoding isocitrate lyase/PEP mutase family protein: protein MNLRERLRRPGIVVAPGCHDALGARIIERAGFEAIYMTGNGLSASILGAPDLGLLTLTEMAARARAIAASIAVPLIADADTGYGNLNNVARTIAEYEMAGVGALHLEDQVTPKKCGAMSGLSLVSADEHAEKIRCAVKARRNPDMLIIGRTDARLVLGLDEAIARGKAYAEAGADLVLIEMLQSEDEMRQAVRSIDAPMMFNSVDGRTPPLTASAFESIGFKLLAFPLSATLAYARLMEAFAADLKASGSTNGWTDRMTSIHDYEHILGLERYA from the coding sequence ATGAATCTGAGGGAGAGGCTGCGCCGCCCCGGGATCGTGGTCGCGCCCGGCTGCCACGACGCTCTCGGCGCGCGCATCATCGAGCGGGCCGGATTCGAGGCGATCTACATGACGGGGAACGGCCTTTCGGCGAGCATCCTGGGTGCGCCCGATCTCGGGCTGCTCACGCTGACCGAAATGGCGGCCCGTGCTCGGGCGATCGCGGCGAGCATCGCCGTGCCGCTGATCGCCGATGCCGATACGGGTTACGGCAATCTCAACAACGTTGCGCGCACCATCGCGGAATACGAGATGGCTGGTGTCGGCGCGCTGCACCTCGAGGATCAGGTTACGCCGAAAAAATGCGGTGCGATGTCGGGTCTCTCGCTGGTTTCGGCGGACGAGCACGCCGAGAAGATTCGCTGTGCCGTGAAGGCGAGGCGCAATCCCGACATGCTGATCATCGGCCGGACCGACGCGCGGCTGGTGCTCGGCCTCGATGAGGCAATCGCTCGCGGCAAGGCCTATGCCGAGGCTGGCGCAGATCTCGTGCTGATCGAGATGCTGCAGAGCGAGGATGAGATGCGTCAGGCCGTGCGCAGCATTGACGCGCCGATGATGTTCAACTCCGTCGACGGCCGCACGCCTCCGCTCACCGCCAGCGCGTTCGAATCCATCGGGTTCAAGCTCCTGGCCTTTCCTCTTTCGGCCACGCTGGCTTATGCTCGGCTGATGGAGGCGTTTGCAGCCGATCTGAAGGCTAGCGGTTCAACGAATGGCTGGACTGACAGGATGACGAGCATCCACGACTACGAACATATCCTTGGCCTCGAACGCTACGCCTGA
- a CDS encoding TRAP transporter substrate-binding protein: MNRFPSRRSVLAGAAATGLCAPFIAKAAAPISLRVSSAAPADKFGAHYLWYKPFAEQIAKLAGDRIKLEYFPNGQLGKEADVVNQVKVGSVDMMLTGASIWATVVPEFGMLDLGFLFSSYDHCSRALDAGVGQAYDKMLSDRTGVNILGWGFQVGARSIYTKKPIASVAELKGVKLRVLPTKAFIDTFNIIGATPTPIPINELYTAVQTGVVDGFEHDPGTAIAYKLFEVTNRGFLTRHIYTPMLAYIGKRGLAKIPADLMPAFRQAADEATRISRAEVKDVEAEAVTELKGKGMAYTEVPEAEIAELKRRMANELYKPYLTQYPATAPLFEKIQATA; the protein is encoded by the coding sequence ATGAATCGCTTCCCGAGCCGCCGCAGCGTCCTGGCCGGTGCTGCCGCCACTGGATTGTGCGCCCCTTTCATCGCCAAGGCCGCCGCTCCGATTTCGCTGCGCGTCTCGTCGGCGGCTCCGGCCGACAAATTCGGCGCCCATTATCTCTGGTACAAGCCTTTCGCGGAGCAGATCGCGAAGCTCGCAGGCGACAGGATCAAGCTCGAATATTTCCCGAACGGCCAGCTCGGCAAGGAAGCTGACGTCGTCAACCAGGTGAAGGTCGGCTCCGTCGACATGATGCTGACCGGCGCCTCGATCTGGGCCACCGTCGTGCCGGAGTTCGGCATGCTCGACCTCGGCTTCCTGTTCAGCAGCTACGACCACTGCTCGCGCGCGCTCGATGCCGGCGTCGGCCAGGCCTATGACAAGATGCTGTCCGACCGCACCGGCGTGAACATCCTCGGCTGGGGCTTCCAGGTCGGTGCGCGCAGCATCTACACGAAGAAGCCGATCGCGAGCGTCGCCGAGCTCAAGGGCGTCAAGCTGCGCGTGCTGCCGACCAAAGCCTTTATCGACACCTTCAACATCATCGGCGCGACACCGACCCCGATTCCGATCAACGAGCTCTATACCGCGGTCCAGACCGGCGTCGTCGACGGCTTCGAGCACGATCCGGGGACGGCGATCGCCTACAAGCTCTTCGAGGTGACCAATCGCGGGTTCCTGACCCGCCACATCTACACACCGATGCTGGCCTATATCGGCAAGCGCGGCCTCGCCAAGATCCCAGCCGACCTCATGCCCGCCTTCCGCCAGGCCGCCGATGAGGCGACCCGCATCTCACGGGCAGAGGTCAAGGACGTGGAGGCCGAGGCGGTCACCGAGCTGAAGGGCAAGGGCATGGCCTATACCGAGGTTCCCGAGGCCGAGATCGCGGAGCTGAAGCGCCGCATGGCGAACGAGCTCTACAAGCCCTACCTCACGCAATACCCCGCCACCGCTCCTCTCTTCGAGAAGATCCAGGCCACGGCCTGA
- a CDS encoding TRAP transporter large permease subunit, producing the protein MDAVAVSGSTLESRAVQDRFAARILLFIEYLGGVILAVDVAVVFISVIFRYFLHAPFDWAEEVASGLMTTMVFLGAASALARSQHIGIDVLVLMLSPRGQAVAAAAAAWITLFVSGTLLWSSVELFRDTASQLTPTGLPQWIFLLPVLLGGIIMAAFALGNVLKIAAGPRRAALTPLLAVLAGIAGWNALVPDHALAPLHLLVLAAVGGLLIGVPIAFALAFGAMAYFLADPSLPMLIWAQQVASGANHFVLLAIPFFVLAGLTMESNGMSSRLIELLLRMMGRVKGGMNLIVILATALFSGVSGSKLADIAAVGGVIMPAIRKTGQDENETAGLLACTAVMAETIPPCVNLIIFAFVSNISIGGLFMAGLIPAALMAAALAAVAVIYGQRVDVEKVFVGGTKRPMLPLVLGAGVTLAMILMIGRGVTAGIATSTEISAFAVVYAFLVGGLAFRELSWRLIVQLFVRSAAMTGSILFIVAAASSLSYAITIERIPDQISTLMTGIGHELGPIGFILISVVVMAFFGMILEGAPALILFGPLLTPIAIKLGINPLQFGTVMVVAMGLGFFAPPIGVGLFATTAMTGTKIENVTRPMMKYLAVLIIALLALVVFPVFSLWLPRYLGMAV; encoded by the coding sequence ATGGACGCCGTCGCCGTTTCCGGCAGCACGCTCGAGTCGCGCGCGGTGCAGGACCGCTTTGCGGCGCGGATCCTGCTTTTCATCGAATATCTCGGCGGGGTGATCCTCGCCGTCGATGTCGCGGTGGTCTTCATCTCCGTCATCTTCCGCTACTTTCTCCATGCCCCGTTCGACTGGGCGGAGGAGGTCGCGAGCGGCCTCATGACCACGATGGTGTTCCTCGGGGCTGCCAGCGCGCTCGCGCGCTCGCAGCATATCGGCATAGATGTCCTCGTGCTCATGCTGTCTCCGCGCGGGCAGGCGGTGGCGGCTGCCGCGGCAGCCTGGATCACCCTCTTCGTCTCGGGCACGCTGCTGTGGTCCAGCGTCGAACTCTTTCGGGACACGGCCAGCCAGCTCACGCCGACCGGCCTGCCGCAATGGATCTTCCTGCTGCCCGTTCTGCTCGGCGGCATCATCATGGCCGCCTTCGCGCTCGGCAATGTGCTGAAGATAGCCGCCGGCCCGCGCCGGGCTGCACTCACCCCCCTGCTCGCCGTTTTGGCCGGTATCGCCGGCTGGAACGCACTCGTTCCCGACCACGCCCTCGCGCCGCTTCATCTGCTCGTGCTCGCCGCCGTCGGAGGCCTGCTCATTGGAGTGCCGATCGCCTTCGCACTCGCTTTCGGAGCCATGGCCTATTTTCTCGCGGATCCCTCCCTGCCGATGCTCATTTGGGCTCAGCAGGTTGCGTCCGGCGCCAATCACTTCGTCCTCCTCGCCATCCCCTTCTTCGTGCTGGCGGGGCTGACGATGGAAAGCAACGGCATGTCGTCACGCCTCATCGAGCTGCTGCTGCGGATGATGGGTCGCGTCAAGGGCGGCATGAACCTCATCGTCATCCTCGCCACCGCGCTGTTCTCCGGAGTGTCCGGCTCCAAGCTCGCCGACATCGCGGCGGTCGGCGGCGTGATCATGCCCGCCATCCGCAAGACGGGGCAGGACGAGAACGAGACGGCGGGTCTGCTCGCCTGTACGGCCGTCATGGCCGAGACGATTCCGCCCTGCGTGAACCTGATCATCTTTGCCTTCGTTTCGAATATCTCCATCGGCGGGCTGTTCATGGCCGGGCTCATTCCGGCGGCGCTGATGGCGGCAGCGCTCGCAGCCGTCGCCGTGATCTACGGCCAGCGGGTCGATGTCGAGAAGGTCTTCGTCGGCGGCACGAAGCGACCGATGCTGCCGCTCGTCCTGGGGGCGGGCGTGACGCTCGCCATGATCTTGATGATCGGGCGTGGCGTCACGGCCGGCATCGCGACCTCCACGGAGATTTCGGCCTTCGCCGTGGTCTACGCTTTCCTCGTCGGCGGGCTGGCCTTCCGCGAGCTCAGCTGGCGCCTCATCGTCCAGCTCTTCGTGCGCTCGGCGGCGATGACCGGCAGCATCCTCTTCATCGTCGCGGCCGCATCCAGCCTCTCCTATGCGATCACGATCGAACGCATCCCCGACCAGATCTCCACGCTGATGACCGGCATCGGGCACGAGTTGGGCCCGATCGGATTCATCCTGATCAGCGTGGTGGTCATGGCCTTCTTCGGGATGATTCTGGAAGGCGCTCCGGCGCTGATCCTGTTCGGTCCGCTGCTCACGCCAATCGCGATCAAGCTCGGGATCAATCCGCTCCAGTTCGGCACGGTGATGGTCGTGGCGATGGGGCTCGGTTTCTTCGCGCCGCCTATCGGCGTGGGTCTGTTCGCAACGACCGCGATGACGGGCACCAAGATCGAGAACGTCACGCGCCCGATGATGAAGTACCTTGCCGTGCTGATCATCGCGCTCCTCGCGCTCGTGGTGTTCCCGGTCTTTTCGCTCTGGCTGCCGCGCTACCTCGGCATGGCTGTTTAA
- a CDS encoding adenylate/guanylate cyclase domain-containing protein: MQPTTQYARSGDVHIAYQTFGDGPINLVLVPGFVSNVENYWDEPDFARFLRRLASYATVVTFDKRGTGMSDRVAELPGLDQRMDDLRAVMDAVGMEQAAIFGISEGAPLSILFAATYPHRCRALVLYGSFSRFSYWFPTDEALAAFFGYVEQAWGTGGSVRRFAPSRANDATFQRWWGRNERLGASPAAVAALMRMNSQIEISGILPAVRVPTLVIHRTGDKTVNVEGGRDVAAHIPGARLMEFPGTDQLFYVGESADEISDAVEEFLTGSRAPVPIDRVLATVLFTDIVASTEKAAALGDKRWRDLLDNHHATIRRNLARFRGREVKTTGDGFLATFDGPARGVRCAYAIAEEVKPLGIEIRAGLHTGECEMIGEDVGGIAVHIGARVAALAGASEVLVSGTVKDLVAGSGLRFGDRGIQSLKGIPGEWRIFVAER, from the coding sequence ATGCAGCCAACAACGCAATACGCCAGGAGCGGCGACGTTCACATTGCTTACCAGACGTTTGGCGATGGTCCGATCAACCTGGTTCTGGTTCCAGGGTTCGTGTCGAACGTCGAGAACTATTGGGACGAACCTGACTTCGCTCGCTTTCTGAGGCGATTGGCCAGTTACGCCACGGTAGTGACCTTCGATAAGCGCGGCACCGGCATGTCAGATCGGGTCGCTGAGCTTCCCGGCCTCGATCAGCGCATGGACGACCTCCGAGCGGTCATGGATGCCGTCGGCATGGAGCAGGCTGCGATATTCGGTATTTCCGAAGGCGCCCCGCTGTCCATTTTATTTGCGGCAACCTACCCGCACCGTTGCCGCGCGCTGGTGCTATACGGCAGCTTCTCGCGGTTTTCCTACTGGTTTCCGACCGACGAGGCGCTCGCGGCTTTCTTCGGGTATGTCGAGCAGGCATGGGGCACGGGTGGCAGCGTGCGAAGATTTGCACCCTCGCGCGCAAATGACGCGACCTTCCAGCGCTGGTGGGGGCGGAACGAGCGGCTCGGCGCCAGTCCGGCCGCCGTGGCCGCTCTCATGCGCATGAACAGCCAGATCGAAATCAGCGGGATTCTACCGGCGGTTCGGGTGCCAACTCTCGTGATCCACCGGACCGGAGACAAGACTGTCAACGTCGAAGGGGGGCGGGATGTAGCGGCACATATTCCCGGCGCTCGGCTCATGGAGTTTCCGGGTACCGATCAACTATTCTACGTTGGTGAGAGCGCGGACGAAATCTCCGATGCAGTCGAAGAATTTTTAACTGGATCACGGGCTCCCGTCCCAATCGATCGTGTCCTCGCCACGGTTCTCTTCACTGACATTGTCGCTTCCACCGAGAAAGCTGCCGCATTAGGCGACAAGCGCTGGCGCGACCTCCTTGACAACCATCACGCCACGATCCGGCGCAATCTCGCACGCTTTCGCGGCCGCGAGGTCAAAACGACCGGCGATGGATTTCTGGCCACTTTTGACGGTCCAGCGCGCGGTGTTCGCTGCGCCTATGCCATTGCCGAGGAAGTTAAACCCCTCGGCATTGAAATCCGTGCCGGGCTCCATACAGGCGAATGTGAGATGATCGGCGAGGATGTCGGCGGCATCGCCGTCCACATCGGCGCGCGCGTTGCGGCGCTTGCCGGTGCAAGTGAGGTTTTGGTGTCGGGCACCGTGAAGGATCTGGTAGCTGGCTCTGGGTTGCGATTCGGCGACCGCGGGATCCAATCCCTAAAGGGCATCCCTGGCGAATGGCGTATATTCGTAGCTGAACGGTAA
- the rplU gene encoding 50S ribosomal protein L21: MFAVIKTGGKQFRVAANDKITVAKIEGNPGDTVAFGSVLMLTEGEKTTLDTKALSEITVAGEIVEQARGEKVIAFKKRRRQNSKRKRGFRAELTVIRITDILTGGKQPEMKKGDVAAAAPTAAKAKAAPKAAKAEAGEEAEAPKKAAAKKAPAKKAAKDEASEA; this comes from the coding sequence ATGTTCGCAGTCATCAAGACCGGCGGGAAGCAGTTCCGCGTCGCCGCCAACGACAAGATCACCGTTGCCAAGATCGAGGGCAACCCGGGCGACACCGTTGCCTTCGGTTCCGTGCTGATGCTCACCGAGGGTGAGAAGACCACGCTCGACACCAAGGCCCTCTCCGAGATCACCGTCGCCGGTGAGATCGTCGAGCAGGCTCGTGGCGAGAAGGTCATCGCCTTCAAGAAGCGCCGCCGCCAGAACTCCAAGCGCAAGCGCGGCTTCCGCGCCGAGCTGACCGTCATCCGCATCACCGACATCCTCACCGGCGGCAAGCAGCCGGAGATGAAGAAGGGCGATGTCGCCGCCGCTGCGCCGACCGCCGCCAAGGCCAAGGCCGCTCCGAAGGCCGCCAAGGCCGAGGCTGGCGAGGAAGCCGAAGCGCCGAAGAAGGCTGCCGCCAAGAAGGCGCCGGCCAAGAAGGCGGCGAAGGACGAGGCGTCTGAGGCCTGA